The following DNA comes from Lentibacillus sp. Marseille-P4043.
CCCGCTTTTTCCGTCAATCCATCAATCGGTGTTTTTTCTGTCATGATAAAATAACCTTCTCCATCCGTTGAAATCGTAATATCACCAAAGACAGCCGTAGAATAAATGTTTGCGTTAACCTTTTGTAGATTACGTATTACCCGATCAACCGGATGACCATAATCATTTTGTTTACTGTACGTAATAATCGCTACTTGTGGTTTGATAAGATCCACAAATTTATAAGACGTACTCGTGTTAGAACCATGATGCCCAACTTTATAAATTTCCGACTGGAGATCTTCTGTCTGAATTAACCGTTTTTCTTGTTCCCGTTCAGAGTCACCCATAAGCAAAAAATCGACTTCTTGAAAACTCACCTTTAAAACAATGGACGATTGATTATTATTTTTATTTTCTTCATATGCATTTAAAATCTGTATGTTTACAAGTGGATCAATAGTGATCGTATCATTTTGCCTCGCGATTCCCACTGGTATTTTATTACTTTTAATTGCGTTAATATAACGCAAATATGTTTTCGTTGTATGCAATTTGCCTGAATCGATTATTTTCTTAACCTTGAACGATTTCATTACTGCTGGCATTCCCCCAATATGGTCAATATCTGGGTGTGTTGCAATTAAAAGATCAATTTTTTTCACATCGTGTTTTTTAAGAAAATTAACCACTGTCTTACCAGCTTTTGGCGGACCAGCATCAATAAGAATTGTTTTTTCATTTGGTGTTTGAATAAAAATACTGTCACCTTGACCAACATCAATAAAATGTACCTTCATCTGGTCCAGTGGTTCGCTATAAATAATATCTTTAGGAAAAAGAAAAAATAGGACAAGCCCTATTAATGTAAACGTCCGCATATGAAACATCCTTTTTACAATTGCTTTGGTTCTATTAGTTTTTTCAAATTCAGCGTGTATTATGAATGATGCGGATGAATTATTTTTTACTCAAGGCTCTTTTCGTAATGTTTGTTGTTTTTTAGGTTGATATAAACTGCGACACAGTGACAATTCCTGTTGTGACGCTTTCTTTCACCCTAATGAGGGCTGAGTATTTGAACCCAAGCGAGAAAACATCAACCCGAATCGCGGAACATCGGCCCGAACGAGGAAACATCAACCCGAATCGCGAATCATCAACCCGAACGCAGAAATATCAGCCCGAATCGCGAATCATCAGCCCGAACGAGGAAACATCGGCGCGAACGAGGAATCATCGGCCCGAATCGCGAATCATCAACCCGAACGCAGAAACATCGGCCCGAACGCGGAAACATCGGCCCGAATCGCGAATCATCGGCCCGAATCACGAATCATCGGCCCGAAACCGAGAACATCAACCCGAATCGCGAATCATCAGCCCGAACGAGGAAACATCGGCGCGAATCACGAATCATCAACCCGAACGCAGAAATATCAGCCCGAATCGCGAAACATCAACCCGAACGCAGAATCATCGGCCCGAATCGCGAATCATCGGCCCGAAACCGAGAACATCGGCCCGAATCGCGAATCATCAACCCTAATCGCGAATCATCAACCCGAACGCAGAATCATCGGCCCGAATCGCGAATCATCAACCCGAATCGCGAGAACATCAGCCCGAATCGCGAATCATCAACCCGAACGCGGAAACATCAACCCGAATCGCGAATCATCGGCGTGAGTGCGAAATCATCGGCGCAGAGTGATTCCGGCGGAGAGCAATTCTATAGTTACTTCTCAGTTTTGGATATTGTGTAAAAACAATAACTGTCTTCGATGGGGCGAGTAATCGCAGTCCCCATCTTTTTAAAA
Coding sequences within:
- a CDS encoding ComEC/Rec2 family competence protein: MRTFTLIGLVLFFLFPKDIIYSEPLDQMKVHFIDVGQGDSIFIQTPNEKTILIDAGPPKAGKTVVNFLKKHDVKKIDLLIATHPDIDHIGGMPAVMKSFKVKKIIDSGKLHTTKTYLRYINAIKSNKIPVGIARQNDTITIDPLVNIQILNAYEENKNNNQSSIVLKVSFQEVDFLLMGDSEREQEKRLIQTEDLQSEIYKVGHHGSNTSTSYKFVDLIKPQVAIITYSKQNDYGHPVDRVIRNLQKVNANIYSTAVFGDITISTDGEGYFIMTEKTPIDGLTEKAG